The Victivallis lenta genome window below encodes:
- the fucP gene encoding L-fucose:H+ symporter permease: MEKKKIPLLHRDGVSYVLPFVLITACFALWGFANDITNPMVKAFAKIFRTTTTEGSLVQVAFYGGYFAMAFPAAVFIRKYSYKAGILLGLALYAVGALLFFPARLTGNFYPFLMAYFILTCGLSFLETSANPYILSMGSEETSTQRLNFAQSFNPIGSLFGMYVAMEFIQSRLSPLDTAGRAALTDAEFARVRDADLTVLIRPYLLIGLVIIALFLLIRFVKMPASADQSHKIDFLPTLRRIFRIPRYRDGVIAQFFYIGAQIMCWTFIIQYGTRIFLGQGMDERAAEVLSQQYNIAAMVLFCASRFICTFLLRYLNPGKLLLILAVAGGVFTLGVIGFTNVFGLYCLVAVSGCMSLMFPTIYGIALKGLGDDAKFGAAGLIMAILGGSVLPPLQAAVIDRGEFFGFPAVNLSFALPLICFAVVALYGYRTRRSA, encoded by the coding sequence ATGGAGAAGAAGAAAATTCCGCTGCTGCACCGGGACGGCGTCAGCTATGTCCTGCCGTTTGTTCTGATCACCGCATGTTTCGCGCTGTGGGGATTTGCGAACGATATCACGAATCCGATGGTCAAGGCGTTTGCGAAGATTTTCCGCACGACCACGACTGAAGGCTCGCTCGTGCAGGTCGCCTTTTACGGCGGCTATTTCGCGATGGCGTTCCCGGCTGCGGTGTTCATCCGGAAATATTCGTACAAGGCAGGCATCCTGCTCGGGCTGGCGCTCTATGCGGTCGGGGCGCTGCTGTTTTTTCCGGCCAGGCTGACCGGGAATTTCTATCCGTTCCTGATGGCTTACTTTATCCTGACCTGCGGCTTGTCATTTCTCGAAACCAGCGCGAATCCGTATATCCTGTCGATGGGGAGCGAAGAGACGTCGACGCAGCGGCTGAATTTTGCGCAGTCGTTCAATCCGATCGGCTCCCTGTTCGGCATGTATGTCGCAATGGAGTTCATCCAGTCCCGGCTCTCCCCGCTCGATACGGCCGGGCGCGCCGCGCTGACCGATGCGGAATTCGCCCGGGTCCGCGATGCGGATCTGACGGTGCTGATCCGTCCCTATCTGCTGATCGGGCTGGTCATCATCGCGCTGTTTCTGCTGATCCGGTTCGTGAAGATGCCGGCCAGCGCCGACCAGTCGCACAAGATCGATTTCCTGCCGACGCTCCGGCGGATTTTCCGGATTCCTCGCTACCGCGACGGAGTGATCGCGCAGTTCTTCTACATCGGCGCGCAGATCATGTGCTGGACCTTCATCATCCAGTACGGCACCCGGATTTTTCTCGGGCAGGGGATGGATGAGCGGGCGGCGGAGGTGCTTTCGCAGCAGTACAACATCGCCGCGATGGTCCTCTTCTGCGCGAGCCGCTTCATCTGCACATTCCTGCTGCGCTACCTGAATCCCGGCAAGCTGCTGCTGATTCTGGCGGTTGCGGGCGGAGTCTTCACTCTCGGCGTAATCGGCTTCACCAATGTTTTCGGCCTCTACTGCCTGGTTGCCGTTTCGGGGTGCATGTCGCTGATGTTCCCGACCATCTACGGCATCGCGCTCAAGGGGCTCGGCGACGATGCGAAGTTCGGTGCGGCGGGGCTCATCATGGCGATTCTCGGCGGTTCGGTGCTGCCGCCGCTGCAGGCGGCGGTCATCGACCGCGGCGAATTTTTCGGCTTCCCGGCTGTGAACCTCTCATTTGCGCTGCCGCTGATCTGTTTTGCCGTGGTGGCGCTCTACGGCTACCGCACAAGGCGTTCGGCCTGA